A region of Takifugu flavidus isolate HTHZ2018 chromosome 2, ASM371156v2, whole genome shotgun sequence DNA encodes the following proteins:
- the zdhhc7 gene encoding palmitoyltransferase ZDHHC7 — MQSSNHRLREMEQHHPLLSAGADVESGTLAAGVIVGNTHMGQAAGNRTLWFIHDSCGMVCATMTWLLVLYAEFVVNFVMLLPSKSFWYSLLNGAAFNSFAVLALASHVRTMLTDPGAVPKGNATKEYMEGLQLKPGEVIYKCPKCCSIKPERAHHCSICKRCIRKMDHHCPWVNNCVGEKNQRFFVLFTMYIALISGHALGLSGVHFFTCIKVQWNECSDFSPGVSVLLLIFLCLEAILFLTFTAVMFGTQIHSICNDETEIERLKNEKPTWERRMRWDGMKAVFGGPPSLLWCNPFTGLRLRRLMLLPHGRRGGSEFSV; from the exons ATGCAGTCTTCAAACCACCGACTGcgagagatggagcagcaccaCCCGCTGCTGTCTGCCGGGGCAGATGTGGAAAGTGGCACCCTGGCAGCTGGAGTCATTGTGGGGAACACCCATATGGGACAGGCGGCTGGGAACCGCACTCTGTGGTTCATCCATGACAGCTGCGGAATGGTGTGCGCCACTATGACCTGGCTCCTGGTGCTCTACGCTgaatttgtggtgaactttgttATGCTGCTGCCGAGCAAGAGCTTCTGGTACTCACTGCTAAACGGGGCAGCCTTCAACTCCTTCGCCGTACTTGCACTGGCGTCACACGTACGCACCATGTTGACTGACCCG GGTGCAGTTCCAAAGGGCAATGCCACCAAGGAATACATGGAGGGCCTACAGCTGAAGCCTGGTGAAGTCATCTACAAGTGTCCCAAGTGCTGCAGCATCAAACCTGAGAGGGCGCATCACTGCAG TATTTGTAAAAGATGTATCAGGAAGATGGATCATCACTGTCCCTGGGTCAATAACTGTGTGGGAGAGAAAAACCAGAGGTTCTTTGTACTTTTCACT ATGTATATAGCCTTGATTTCTGGTCATGCCCTGGGCCTCAGCGGTGTACACTTCTTCACCTGCATTAAAGTGCAGTGGAATG AGTGCAGTGACTTCTCTCCGGGGGTGTCTGTGTTGCTGCTGATCTTCCTCTGTCTTGAagccatcctcttcctcacattTACAGCTGTCATGTTTGGGACACAGATCCACTCCATCTGCAATGATGAGACG GAGATAGAACGCCTTAAAAATGAGAAACCCACATGGGAGCGTCGAATGAGATGGGACGGAATGAAAGCTGTATTTGGGGGTCCGCCCTCTCTTCTGTGGTGCAATCCATTTACAGGGCTGCGTCTGAGGCGCCTGATGCTGCTTCCGCATGGTCGCCGTGGAGGGTCAGAGTTTTCTGTCTGA
- the nip7 gene encoding 60S ribosome subunit biogenesis protein NIP7 homolog translates to MRPLTEEETKTMFEKLSKYIGENIKLLVDRPDGTYCFRLHNDRVYYMSEKILKLATNIARQKLVSVGTCFGKFTKTSKFRLHITALDFLAPYAKFKVWVKPGAEQSFVYGNHVLKSGLGRITENTMQYQGVVVYSMADVPLGFGVAAKSTQECRRVDPMSIVVFHQADVGEFIRNEDSLT, encoded by the exons ATGAGGCCcctgacagaagaagagacaaaaacTATGTTTGAGAAGCTGTCAAAATA CATCGGTGAAAACATTAAACTTCTCGTGGATCGACCTGACGGTACATACTGTTTTAGGCTCCATAACGACCGTGTGTACTACATGAG TGAGAAAATTTTGAAGTTGGCCACAAACATCGCCAGGCAGAAGTTGGTCTCAGTTGGGACATGTTTTGGAAAGTTCACAAAGACCAGTAAATTTCGCCTGCACATCACAGCTCTGGACTTTCTAGCGCCATATGCAAAG TTTAAGGTGTGGGtgaaacctggagcagagcagTCTTTTGTCTATGGGAACCACGTGCTAAAATCGGGGCTGGGGAGAATCACGGAGAACACCATGCAGTACCAAGGAGTTGTGGTCTACTCCATGGCAGATGTGCCCCTT GGTTTCGGTGTGGCAGCCAAGTCGACTCAGGAGTGTCGACGAGTGGATCCCATGTCCATAGTCGTGTTCCACCAGGCCGATGTGGGGGAATTTATTCGAAATGAAGATTCATTAACATAA
- the terfa gene encoding telomeric repeat binding factor a isoform X2, with translation MNMAAKEVIISRQSDIERVVNRWLLDYYFSLGLQFFQRDQREDFLDIVHVFEGILKRPYEVTSHTRIQIRLLQLLDQVNDGRSSAASFEQNNCLETVLSLLEALNKDFIIQQEDYNSVHASLRDLIVVILVKDGMFKKAEEMIKKHFPRPMVGNKAIFMGLIKMKSKSHPVIDQVDFQHFMQEIVVFCQKICPLRLPFLCKAAAVCIDKRLANSGDNAGDLDEVCEPGPSSNPQQNTSALFAPCDLSIVTISRLEAVYRSLVTGLHDKTFTQVKMEATKEDLSLGLQKCTNQDADQDVPYQGASSSPMEASPADEPTQIDADPQIQTGSSSKTASVQKGRRRRLYTVAQLVVEPDSQGSSQCTPAFEEVEPVAGAEELPPAAVAPSGAEPQSPEIEHKFDAPTRIRYGSRRISESESSSDNKDEDFASFPSTPVKRHKQAAINSDPIPKTPPQSWTLGSCNTSDDDVDCIIDSSLNSSPSASPALLHPHTSSTPHTNSQQKDSSKTKWKHLFNNATESKETWEEDSFNIGKDGSESTNENSPMSGQRRRVRTNVDRG, from the exons ATGAACATGGCGGCAAAAGAAGTTATCATCAGCCGCCAAAGCGACATCGAACGTGTGGTTAACCGTTGGTTGTTGGATTATTATTTCTCTCTGGGGCTACAATTCTTCCAGAGGGATCAGAGGGAGGATTTCTTGGACATTGTACATGTGTTTGAAG GTATTTTGAAGCGTCCCTACGAGGTCACCTCTCACACTCGGATACAAATTCGGCTTTTGCAGCTTCTGGACCAGGTCAATGACGGCAGAAGTTCTG CTGCCTCGTTTGAGCAGAACAATTGTCTGGAGACAGTGCTGAGTTTACTGGAAGCTCTCAACAAAGATTTTATCATTCAGCAGGAGGACTACAACAGTGTACATGCATCACTAAGGGACTTG ATTGTGGTGATTTTGGTTAAGGATGGAATGTTTaagaaagcagaggagatgataAAAAAACACTTCCCCAGACCAATGGTTGGCAAT aaaGCTATCTTCATGGGCCTCATCAAAATGAAAAGTAAATCCCATCCAGTCATTGATCAGGTTGATTTCCAGCACTTCATGCAGGAGATCGTGGTCTTTTGTCAGAAGATCTGCCCATTGAGACTTCCTTTTCTCTGCAAG gctgcagcGGTGTGTATTGATAAGAGACTGGCAAATTCGGGTGACAATGCAGGTGACCTTGATGAAGTGTGTGAACCTGGTCCATCTTCTAATCCACAACAGAATACCAGTGCACTCTTTGCTCCATG TGATCTGTCCATTGTCACCATATCCAGACTAGAAGCAGTTTACAGGAGTTTGGTGACAGGTTTACATGACAAAACATTCACTCAAGTGAAAATGGAGGCGACAAAAGAGGATTTATCTCTCGGTCTCCAAAAGTGCACCAATCAGGATGCAGATCAGGATGTGCCATACCAGGGAGCCTCAAGCAGCCCCATGGAGGCTTCACCAGCAGATGAACCAACACAAATTGATGCTGATCCTCAGATACAGACAGGGTCAAGCTCCAAAACAGCCTCAGTGCAGAAGGGAAGAAGAAGGCGGCTTTATACTGTGGCACAACTCGTTGTGGAGCCAGACAGCCAAGGGAGCTCACAGTGCACCCCTGCCTTTGAGGAAGTGGAACCTGTAGCTGGAGCAGAAGAGCTTCCCCCTGCTGCCGTTGCACCCAGTGGGGCAGAGCCACAGAGCCCAGAAATAGAACACAAGTTTGATGCACCAACACGGATCAGATATGGCTCCAGGAG AATTAGTGAGTCAGAATCGTCCTCAGACAACAAAGACGAGGATTTTGCATCCTTCCCCAGCACGCCAGTGAAAAGACATAAACAAGCAGCCATCAATTCT gATCCCATACCGAAAACACCCCCTCAATCTTGGACTTTAGGAAGTTG CAACACCAGTGATGACGATGTCGACTGTATTATCGACTCTTCGCTGAACAGCTCACCCAGTGCATCCCCCGCTCTCCTGCACCCACATACAAGCTCCACGCCTCACACAAACTCCCAACAGAAGGATTCTTCAAAGACAAAATG GAAACACCTCTTCAACAATGCAACTGAGAGCAAGGAAACCTGGGAGGAAGATTCATTTAATATCGGAAAGGACGGCAGCG AGTCAACCAATGAGAACTCTCCAATGTCgggccagaggaggagggtgagaaCAA ATGTGGACAGAGGCTGA
- the slc7a9 gene encoding b(0,+)-type amino acid transporter 1 has translation MDKESIKERKESQNGSTGQTTDSQTKDGLAEKATVLQKNVGLLSGICLIVGTIIGSGIFISPKAVLLYSGAVGPCLLIWASCGILSILGALCYAELGTTIVKSGGDYSYYLEAFHPIVAFLFSWTTVIALKPSSLAIITLSFAEYASSPFFPGCSPPTIVIKFLAATAILLIVTVNSLSVTLANYVQNFFTAAKLFIILVIAIAGIVLLAQGKTENLSNAFDGASTSFGAIGLAFYNGFWAYDGWNQLNFITEELKNPHRNLPLAILIGISLVTVCYVLVNVAYFTVMTPSELLLSPAVAITFGDRVFYPLSWVVPLFVAFSTFGAANGSCFTAGRISYVSSREGHMVQILSFISLKHCTPSPAIIFNGLLAICYIIPADIGILINYFSFAQWGFYGMSALALIVMRFTRKDLHRPVKVPIVLAFLLGLLSCYLVLAPIIDKPTIEYLYCSIFIFSGVILYYFFIHRKVKWAQRVSRPITTYLQLLMEVVPPEKTETD, from the exons ATGGATAAGGAGAGCATCAAGGAACGGAAGGAGTCTCAGAACGGTTCCACCGGCCAAACCACAGACAGTCAGACCAAAGATGGCTTGGCCGAGAAGGCCACTGTGCTCCAGAAGAAT GTGGGGTTGCTCAGTGGCATCTGCCTGATTGTGGGGACGATCATCGGCTCGGGCATTTTCATCTCCCCGAAGGCTGTGCTGCTCTACTCTGGAGCCGTGGGTCCCTGCCTTCTCATTTGGGCCTCTTGTGGGATATTGTCCATTTTAG GAGCACTGTGTTATGCTGAACTTGGCACCACGATCGTCAAATCTGGAGGAGATTATTCTTATTATCTGGAGGCCTTTCACCCGATTGTGGCGTTCCTGTTCTCCTGGACCACTGTCATAGCCCTGAAGCCCTCCTCCCTCGCCATAATCACACTGAGCTTTGCAGAATACGCCTCGTCCCCATTCTTTCCTGGCTGCTCTCCTCCTACTATTGTTATCAAGTTCCTTGCAGCGACAGCAATAT TGTTGATTGTCACTGTGAACAGTTTGAGTGTCACGCTGGCAAACTACGTGCAGAACTTCTTCACAGCAGCCAAACTTTTTATCATCCTTGTCATCGCGATTGCAGGCATAGTTTTGCTTGCACAGG gaaaaacagaaaatttaTCAAACGCATTTGACGGTGCATCAACGTCGTTCGGAGCCATCGGACTTGCATTTTACAATGGATTCTGGGCTTATGATGGATG GAATCAGCTGAATTTTATCACAGAGGAGTTGAAAAACCCACACAG GAATTTGCCACTGGCCATTCTCATCGGGATCTCCTTGGTCACTGTCTGCTACGTTCTGGTCAATGTGGCCTACTTCACTGTGATGACGCCGAGCGAGTTGTTACTGTCTCCGGCCGTTGCCATC ACTTTCGGGGACAGAGTCTTTTACCCTCTGTCATGGGTCGTTCCGCTCTTTGTTGCTTTTTCTACTTTTGGTGCAGCAAATGgaagctgcttcactgctggcaG AATTTCATACGTGTCCAGCAGAGAAGGTCACATGGTCCAGATCTTGTCCTTCATTAGTCTGAAGCATTGCACTCCATCTCCTGCTATCATTTTCAAT GGTCTTTTGGCTATTTGCTACATTATTCCAGCAGACATCGGCATCCTCATTAACTACTTCAGTTTTGCCCAGTGGGGGTTCTACGGCATGTCAGCACTGGCCCTCATAGTCATGCGCTTCACCAGGAAAGACCTCCACAGACCAGTTAAG GTTCCGATTGTTCTGGCATTTTTGCTGGGCCTGCTTTCCTGCTACCTCGTCCTGGCGCCCATCATCGATAAGCCTACCATAGAGTACCTCTACTGTTCTATCTTCATCTTCAGTGGAGTGATCTTATACTACTTTTTTATCCACCGAAAAGTCAAGTGGGCACAAAGAGTCTCAA GACCGATAACCACCTATCTCCAGCTTCTGATGGAGGTAGTTCCCCCTGAGAAAACTGAAACCGACTGA
- the terfa gene encoding telomeric repeat binding factor a isoform X1: protein MNMAAKEVIISRQSDIERVVNRWLLDYYFSLGLQFFQRDQREDFLDIVHVFEGILKRPYEVTSHTRIQIRLLQLLDQVNDGRSSAASFEQNNCLETVLSLLEALNKDFIIQQEDYNSVHASLRDLIVVILVKDGMFKKAEEMIKKHFPRPMVGNKAIFMGLIKMKSKSHPVIDQVDFQHFMQEIVVFCQKICPLRLPFLCKAAAVCIDKRLANSGDNAGDLDEVCEPGPSSNPQQNTSALFAPCDLSIVTISRLEAVYRSLVTGLHDKTFTQVKMEATKEDLSLGLQKCTNQDADQDVPYQGASSSPMEASPADEPTQIDADPQIQTGSSSKTASVQKGRRRRLYTVAQLVVEPDSQGSSQCTPAFEEVEPVAGAEELPPAAVAPSGAEPQSPEIEHKFDAPTRIRYGSRRISESESSSDNKDEDFASFPSTPVKRHKQAAINSDPIPKTPPQSWTLGSCNTSDDDVDCIIDSSLNSSPSASPALLHPHTSSTPHTNSQQKDSSKTKWKHLFNNATESKETWEEDSFNIGKDGSESTNENSPMSGQRRRMWTEAETQKLIEGVRKFGVGNWSKIRAYYSFNDRTNVNLKDRWRTLKKTNMV, encoded by the exons ATGAACATGGCGGCAAAAGAAGTTATCATCAGCCGCCAAAGCGACATCGAACGTGTGGTTAACCGTTGGTTGTTGGATTATTATTTCTCTCTGGGGCTACAATTCTTCCAGAGGGATCAGAGGGAGGATTTCTTGGACATTGTACATGTGTTTGAAG GTATTTTGAAGCGTCCCTACGAGGTCACCTCTCACACTCGGATACAAATTCGGCTTTTGCAGCTTCTGGACCAGGTCAATGACGGCAGAAGTTCTG CTGCCTCGTTTGAGCAGAACAATTGTCTGGAGACAGTGCTGAGTTTACTGGAAGCTCTCAACAAAGATTTTATCATTCAGCAGGAGGACTACAACAGTGTACATGCATCACTAAGGGACTTG ATTGTGGTGATTTTGGTTAAGGATGGAATGTTTaagaaagcagaggagatgataAAAAAACACTTCCCCAGACCAATGGTTGGCAAT aaaGCTATCTTCATGGGCCTCATCAAAATGAAAAGTAAATCCCATCCAGTCATTGATCAGGTTGATTTCCAGCACTTCATGCAGGAGATCGTGGTCTTTTGTCAGAAGATCTGCCCATTGAGACTTCCTTTTCTCTGCAAG gctgcagcGGTGTGTATTGATAAGAGACTGGCAAATTCGGGTGACAATGCAGGTGACCTTGATGAAGTGTGTGAACCTGGTCCATCTTCTAATCCACAACAGAATACCAGTGCACTCTTTGCTCCATG TGATCTGTCCATTGTCACCATATCCAGACTAGAAGCAGTTTACAGGAGTTTGGTGACAGGTTTACATGACAAAACATTCACTCAAGTGAAAATGGAGGCGACAAAAGAGGATTTATCTCTCGGTCTCCAAAAGTGCACCAATCAGGATGCAGATCAGGATGTGCCATACCAGGGAGCCTCAAGCAGCCCCATGGAGGCTTCACCAGCAGATGAACCAACACAAATTGATGCTGATCCTCAGATACAGACAGGGTCAAGCTCCAAAACAGCCTCAGTGCAGAAGGGAAGAAGAAGGCGGCTTTATACTGTGGCACAACTCGTTGTGGAGCCAGACAGCCAAGGGAGCTCACAGTGCACCCCTGCCTTTGAGGAAGTGGAACCTGTAGCTGGAGCAGAAGAGCTTCCCCCTGCTGCCGTTGCACCCAGTGGGGCAGAGCCACAGAGCCCAGAAATAGAACACAAGTTTGATGCACCAACACGGATCAGATATGGCTCCAGGAG AATTAGTGAGTCAGAATCGTCCTCAGACAACAAAGACGAGGATTTTGCATCCTTCCCCAGCACGCCAGTGAAAAGACATAAACAAGCAGCCATCAATTCT gATCCCATACCGAAAACACCCCCTCAATCTTGGACTTTAGGAAGTTG CAACACCAGTGATGACGATGTCGACTGTATTATCGACTCTTCGCTGAACAGCTCACCCAGTGCATCCCCCGCTCTCCTGCACCCACATACAAGCTCCACGCCTCACACAAACTCCCAACAGAAGGATTCTTCAAAGACAAAATG GAAACACCTCTTCAACAATGCAACTGAGAGCAAGGAAACCTGGGAGGAAGATTCATTTAATATCGGAAAGGACGGCAGCG AGTCAACCAATGAGAACTCTCCAATGTCgggccagaggaggagg ATGTGGACAGAGGCTGAGACACAGAAGCTAATAGAAGGTGTTAGAAAATTTGGAGTAGGCAACTGGAGTAAAATCAGAGCATATTACTCCTTCAATGACCGAACCAACGTCAACCTCAAGGACAGATGGAGAACTCTGAAAAAAACTAACATGGTCTAA
- the si:ch73-167i17.6 gene encoding regulator of G-protein signaling 9-binding protein, with the protein MGKDECKTMLDALNKVTACYRHLVIALGSTSDSQNLREELKKTRKKAQELAVANRTKLTSLLKDKSISKDDRAEYERLWVLFSSSMELLEVDMKRSLEIGQDFPLKVPTRHLIQTGMTGSTTTVAARAMSVQNMKYEADSNIDTTDLRELRSEISQVSQMMEEMEMKVQVAPWAVEAKQEAGAELKSNMSVGNSSVGVISICEEEPKEEEAGGSRDAGLASICAVAGFFVIVAVAVVLGYLVINM; encoded by the coding sequence ATGGGGAAAGATGAGTGCAAAACAATGCTGGATGCTTTGAACAAAGTGACCGCCTGCTACAGGCATTTAGTCATCGCCCTCGGAAGCACTTCGGACTCCCAGAACCTgcgagaggagctgaagaagacccGCAAAAAGGCGCAGGAGTTGGCCGTGGCCAACAGGACTAAACTGACCTCTCTGCTCAAAGACAAGAGCATCAGCAAAGACGACCGCGCCGAGTATGAGCGGCTGTGGGTGCTGTTCTCCAGCAGTATGGAGCTCCTGGAGGTGGACATGAAAAGGTCCCTGGAGATAGGGCAGGATTTCCCCCTCAAGGTGCCGACCCGTCACCTTATCCAGACGGGAATGACCGGCAGCACCACCACGGTGGCCGCCCGTGCAATGAGCGTGCAGAACATGAAGTACGAGGCGGACAGCAACATCGACACCACCGACCTGCGGGAACTCCGCTCCGAAATCAGCCAGGTGAgccagatgatggaggagatggagatgaaggtaCAGGTGGCTCCATGGGCTGTGGAGGCAAAGCAGGAGGCAGGCGCGGAGCTCAAGTCCAACATGAGTGTGGGGAACTCCTCCGTGGGGGTGATCTCCATCTGCGAGGAAGAGCCCAAGGAGGAAGaagcagggggcagcagggaTGCTGGCCTGGCCTCCATCTGTGCGGTGGCTGGCTTCTTCGTTATCGTCGCCGTAGCGGTGGTTCTGGGATATTTAGTCATCAATATGTAA
- the nudt19 gene encoding nucleoside diphosphate-linked moiety X motif 19 translates to MNTALKYWKEAATLILAAGHRRGADCLSSTTLVTATPGSPLDSRSHLPHNPRFDYDILMLQRSSKSGFMPNAYVFPGGVVDSSDFSSEWLDIFKQLVDPPNFGLRNVRQHLETRPPIFATDRVKLGSPIPGEVAFRICALRETFEESGVLLVVSHQEKARLSRSMKDTCASHPLLDNEVKIPSTELSKWRTLVNENPSNFIRMCKELQVLPNIWALHEWSNWLTPVGRYGMSRFDTVFFICCLKDIPHTRHDEKEIVKYQWSTPSQILQSFQAEQFWIAPPQFYELSRMCQLPFLLDLHNFSSKRATEGCEHWLPVLSKDDHNRPVSLLPGDKLYSMDTSGESRQGMSAQDCGLHRMVILGSHSLNLQVSITPKYNHLAPVTGPVGSHDPNSHL, encoded by the exons ATGAATACAGCGCTGAAATACTGGAAGGAGGCGGCCACTCTCATCTTAGCCGCCGGTCACAGACGCGGGGCGGACTGTTTATCTTCAACGACCCTGGTGACCGCCACTCCGGGATCACCGCTAGACAGCAGGTCACACCTGCCGCACAACCCCCGCTTTGATTACGACATTTTAATGCTCCAGAGAAGTAGTAAGAGTGGATTTATGCCCAATGCTTACGTGTTTCCAGGCGGTGTGGTCGACTCCTCGGACTTCTCGAGTGAATGGTTGGACATTTTTAAACAGTTGGTTGACCCTCCTAATTTTGGGTTGAGAAATGTCAGGCAGCATTTGGAGACTCGACCTCCAATCTTTGCCACAGACCGAGTGAAGCTGGGCTCCCCAATCCCTGGAGAGGTTGCATTTCGAATTTGCGCCTTGAGGGAGACTTTTGAGGAATCTGGTGTGCTCCTTGTGGTGTCTCACCAGGAGAAGGCCCGTTTATCTCGAAGCATGAAGGACACATGCGCCTCCCATCCACTGCTAGATAACGAAGTGAAGATACCCAGCACCGAACTGTCCAAGTGGAGAACACTGGTGAACGAAAACCCGTCAAACTTCATCAGAATGTGCAAGGAGTTGCAAGTGTTGCCCAACATCTGGGCTTTACATGAGTGGAGCAATTGGTTGACTCCTGTAGGCCGATATGGCATGAGCAGGTTTGACACCGTGTTTTTCATCTGCTGCCTGAAGGACATCCCTCACACACGACACGATGAAAAAGAAATTGTGAAATATCAG TGGTCCACACCGTCGCAGATCCTTCAGAGTTTCCAGGCGGAACAGTTTTGGATTGCCCCCCCACAGTTTTATGAACTTAGCCGCATGTGTCAATTGCCTTTTCTACTCGATCTTCACAACTTCTCTAGCAAGCGTGCCACCGAAGGCTGTGAACACTGGCTGCCTGTTCTCTCAAAAGATGACCACAACAGACCAGTTTCTCTGCTGCCAG GTGACAAACTCTATTCTATGGACACGTCAGGAGAGTCCAGGCAGGGAATGAGCGCACAAGATTGTGGACTTCATCGCATGGTGATTTTAGGTTCCCACAGTTTAAATCTGCAGGTCAGCATTACACCCAAGTACAATCACCTGGCACCTGTTACAGGACCGGTCGGCTCTCATGATCCAAACAGTCACCTTTGA
- the terfa gene encoding telomeric repeat binding factor a isoform X3 yields MNMAAKEVIISRQSDIERVVNRWLLDYYFSLGLQFFQRDQREDFLDIVHVFEGILKRPYEVTSHTRIQIRLLQLLDQVNDGRSSAASFEQNNCLETVLSLLEALNKDFIIQQEDYNSVHASLRDLIVVILVKDGMFKKAEEMIKKHFPRPMVGNKAIFMGLIKMKSKSHPVIDQVDFQHFMQEIVVFCQKICPLRLPFLCKAAAVCIDKRLANSGDNAGDLDEVCEPGPSSNPQQNTSALFAPCDLSIVTISRLEAVYRSLVTGLHDKTFTQVKMEATKEDLSLGLQKCTNQDADQDVPYQGASSSPMEASPADEPTQIDADPQIQTGSSSKTASVQKGRRRRLYTVAQLVVEPDSQGSSQCTPAFEEVEPVAGAEELPPAAVAPSGAEPQSPEIEHKFDAPTRIRYGSRSNTSDDDVDCIIDSSLNSSPSASPALLHPHTSSTPHTNSQQKDSSKTKWKHLFNNATESKETWEEDSFNIGKDGSESTNENSPMSGQRRRMWTEAETQKLIEGVRKFGVGNWSKIRAYYSFNDRTNVNLKDRWRTLKKTNMV; encoded by the exons ATGAACATGGCGGCAAAAGAAGTTATCATCAGCCGCCAAAGCGACATCGAACGTGTGGTTAACCGTTGGTTGTTGGATTATTATTTCTCTCTGGGGCTACAATTCTTCCAGAGGGATCAGAGGGAGGATTTCTTGGACATTGTACATGTGTTTGAAG GTATTTTGAAGCGTCCCTACGAGGTCACCTCTCACACTCGGATACAAATTCGGCTTTTGCAGCTTCTGGACCAGGTCAATGACGGCAGAAGTTCTG CTGCCTCGTTTGAGCAGAACAATTGTCTGGAGACAGTGCTGAGTTTACTGGAAGCTCTCAACAAAGATTTTATCATTCAGCAGGAGGACTACAACAGTGTACATGCATCACTAAGGGACTTG ATTGTGGTGATTTTGGTTAAGGATGGAATGTTTaagaaagcagaggagatgataAAAAAACACTTCCCCAGACCAATGGTTGGCAAT aaaGCTATCTTCATGGGCCTCATCAAAATGAAAAGTAAATCCCATCCAGTCATTGATCAGGTTGATTTCCAGCACTTCATGCAGGAGATCGTGGTCTTTTGTCAGAAGATCTGCCCATTGAGACTTCCTTTTCTCTGCAAG gctgcagcGGTGTGTATTGATAAGAGACTGGCAAATTCGGGTGACAATGCAGGTGACCTTGATGAAGTGTGTGAACCTGGTCCATCTTCTAATCCACAACAGAATACCAGTGCACTCTTTGCTCCATG TGATCTGTCCATTGTCACCATATCCAGACTAGAAGCAGTTTACAGGAGTTTGGTGACAGGTTTACATGACAAAACATTCACTCAAGTGAAAATGGAGGCGACAAAAGAGGATTTATCTCTCGGTCTCCAAAAGTGCACCAATCAGGATGCAGATCAGGATGTGCCATACCAGGGAGCCTCAAGCAGCCCCATGGAGGCTTCACCAGCAGATGAACCAACACAAATTGATGCTGATCCTCAGATACAGACAGGGTCAAGCTCCAAAACAGCCTCAGTGCAGAAGGGAAGAAGAAGGCGGCTTTATACTGTGGCACAACTCGTTGTGGAGCCAGACAGCCAAGGGAGCTCACAGTGCACCCCTGCCTTTGAGGAAGTGGAACCTGTAGCTGGAGCAGAAGAGCTTCCCCCTGCTGCCGTTGCACCCAGTGGGGCAGAGCCACAGAGCCCAGAAATAGAACACAAGTTTGATGCACCAACACGGATCAGATATGGCTCCAGGAG CAACACCAGTGATGACGATGTCGACTGTATTATCGACTCTTCGCTGAACAGCTCACCCAGTGCATCCCCCGCTCTCCTGCACCCACATACAAGCTCCACGCCTCACACAAACTCCCAACAGAAGGATTCTTCAAAGACAAAATG GAAACACCTCTTCAACAATGCAACTGAGAGCAAGGAAACCTGGGAGGAAGATTCATTTAATATCGGAAAGGACGGCAGCG AGTCAACCAATGAGAACTCTCCAATGTCgggccagaggaggagg ATGTGGACAGAGGCTGAGACACAGAAGCTAATAGAAGGTGTTAGAAAATTTGGAGTAGGCAACTGGAGTAAAATCAGAGCATATTACTCCTTCAATGACCGAACCAACGTCAACCTCAAGGACAGATGGAGAACTCTGAAAAAAACTAACATGGTCTAA